CCAGAAGAAGGTCCTTGCCGCTGCAGCCGGACCTGCCGTGGATCGCAGGGAGCGCGCCGGGGATGAAGAGAGGGCGGACGAGCGCCAGGTGGTTTGTTTTATGATCGAAGGGGAAGAATACGGCATAGACATCATGAAGGTCCAGGAGATCATACGAATCGATGATATCACCAGGATTCCAAACGCCCCGGAATTCGTCGAAGGGGTCGTGAACCTGCGCGGCAGCGTCCTGCCCGTGATTGACCTGCGTGGACGGTTCGGGATGGAAAGGACCGGCAGGGCGGATCAGAACCGGATCGTGGTGGTTGATATTTCAGGAAAGACCACCGGGATCATCGTCGATTTTGTGAGTGAAGTGCTCCGTATTCAGGGCTCTATGATCGAACCGCCTCCTGAGGTGATTTCCGATTTCGGTTTGAAGGCCCGCTACATCGATGGGATCGGGAAGCTTGAAGAGGGCAGACGGACCATCGTCCTGATCAATGCTGACGCCCTGCTTGCAGTGGATGAGAGCAATGTCATGGCTGCCGTCAAGGAGGCCGGGACCTTGGAGCCGGAATCCGGGAATCCGAAAGTCGACGTAGGATCCAAAAAGACTTCGAAGCGGACCGCAAGCAGGAAATCGGCCTCCGGCAAAAAGCCCCTCAATACGGAGAAAAAGACGAACGGAAAGGCGGGGAATACAACCAAGAAAAGAAACACTTCCAAAAGTTCAAAGTGATAGCGCAAAGAGAAGAAAAAACATGGAAGGCGAACTGCTGCTTAAGACCGGTGAACTGGCGATCGGGGAAGGGCAGGATGTTCTCTGTACCAGGGGGGTGGGTTCCTGCATAGTAACCTGCCTTTGGGATAGGAAAAGAGTTCTCGGCGGCATGGCCCACATTCCCCGCCCCGCCGCGTCTGAAGAAGATGCGGCGGGGCGGGAATGGTCAGCCGTTTCCCCCGAGATGGCGATCCCGCGCCTCCTTAGAATGATGAGAGAAAGGGGTGCCAGGAGGGACCGCATCTCTGTCAGGATCGCAGGGGGAGGGAATATGTTCCCCGTGCAGGATTGTTATTTCATGTGTGATATCGGGAAAGAGATATTGGAAAACACCCGGTCGGTCGTTTCCGATCTGGGTCTTTGGATTGCCGGGGAATCGGTCGGCGGTCCATACGGGAGGAGCGTGTTCTTCGACGTGGCCGCTGGAACGGTGCAAGTCTTCTTTACGAACGGAGATATGATCGAGTTGTAATCATACAGGAGGAAGAGCATGAGAAAAAGAATCAGGGTGCTTATTGCTGATGATTCAGCTTTGATGCGAAGGGAACTGCGGAGAATCATCGAGAGCGATCCTGATATGGAAGTGGTTGCGGCGGTTCGAAACGGCCAGGAGGCTGTAGAGCAGACCAAGGCCCTGGATCCCGATGTGGTGGCCCTCGATATCAACATGCCCGTGATGGACGGATTGACAGCCCTTCAATACATCATGATGGAATCGCCGAGACCCGTTCTCATGGTGAGTTCTCTTACCCAGGAAGGCGCCCTGTCCACCTATGAAGCCCTGGAACTGGGGGCGGTGGATTTTGTCGGAAAACCGGGAGGGACCATTTCGAAAGATATTCACCTGGTGGCTGACGAGATCCTGTACAAAATTCACTCTGCAGCGGGCGCCAATACCTCGCGCCTGAAGTATGGGAAAAGGCGGAAGAAAAAGAGTCCGGGGAAAGTCTCCAGGACCGTCAGCACCGGCAAAGACCTTCCAGGAAAAGTTGTAGTCATCGGAGAGTCCACCGGTGGTCCCAACACTATCATGGATATCCTGCCCGTGTTACCGGCGGACCTGGGTGCGCCCGTCATCGTTGTTCAACATATGCCGAAATCTTTCACTCCGTCCTTTGCACAGCGA
This sequence is a window from Deltaproteobacteria bacterium. Protein-coding genes within it:
- a CDS encoding chemotaxis protein CheD, whose translation is MEGELLLKTGELAIGEGQDVLCTRGVGSCIVTCLWDRKRVLGGMAHIPRPAASEEDAAGREWSAVSPEMAIPRLLRMMRERGARRDRISVRIAGGGNMFPVQDCYFMCDIGKEILENTRSVVSDLGLWIAGESVGGPYGRSVFFDVAAGTVQVFFTNGDMIEL
- a CDS encoding chemotaxis response regulator protein-glutamate methylesterase is translated as MRKRIRVLIADDSALMRRELRRIIESDPDMEVVAAVRNGQEAVEQTKALDPDVVALDINMPVMDGLTALQYIMMESPRPVLMVSSLTQEGALSTYEALELGAVDFVGKPGGTISKDIHLVADEILYKIHSAAGANTSRLKYGKRRKKKSPGKVSRTVSTGKDLPGKVVVIGESTGGPNTIMDILPVLPADLGAPVIVVQHMPKSFTPSFAQRLDKNCALPFREAKSGDIIENNCGYLAPGDIHMTLAPRGMGKDGNIVRLTKTPRDPLHKPSVDVTMRSVLSCYGENTIAVLLTGMGADGAEAMAEIREAGGRTIAESEETAVVFGMPKEAIRRGGAEFVLPSYEIGEKIVELVKT